The genomic DNA CTCGGTGGAGAAGGTCTGGCCCACGACCTTGAGCTTGCCGGCGTTCTTGGCGGCGTAGCCCTTGAGGATGGCGTCGTCGGTGGTGACCGCGTCGACCTCCTTGGTCAGGAGCTTGTCGACGCAGAGCGAGTAGTTCTCGTACGCGGTGACCTTGGCGCCGAGCGGCTCGACCTTGGTGATCGAGGTGGAGCCGGTGACCGTGCAGACCTGCTTGCCCTTGAGCGAGTCCGGGCCGGTGATGTCGGTGTTGTCCTTGTTCACCAGCAGGTCCTGGCCGGCGATGTAGTACGGGCCGGCGAAGGAGACGGTCTTCTTGCGGTTGTCGTTGATCGAGTAGGTGCCGACGTAGAGGTCGATCTGGCCACCCGCGAGCGAGGTCTCGCGGTTGGCGGAGACCACGGTCTTGAAGTCGATCTGGTCCGCGGAGAAGCCCAGGTCGGCGGCGATCATCCGGGCGATCTCGATGTCGAAGCCGTTGCGGGTGTTGGTGGTGACGTCCTCGAAGCCGAGGAAGGGCTGGTCGGCCTTGGCACCGATGGTGATCTTGCCCTTCTTCTTCGCGGCGGCCCACACCGGCGAGGCGTCCAGCTTGACGTCGGACTTCACGGTGTAGCCCGGGGCCTTCGGGGCCGCGGAGTCGCCGGAGGCGGACGGGGAGCCGTCCTTGCCGCAGGCGGCGACAGCGGTCAGGGCCAGCACGGACAGGGCGGCGGCGACGGTACGACGAGCCTTCATGAGGGCGTGATCTCCTCGGAAATTGTCATGGTTCAGTCGGGTGTTCGAAGCTGACGCTAGATCACCGGGGCGCTCAGTGGTGCAGGATCTTCGAAAGGAAGTCCTTGGCGCGGTCGGTCCGCGGCGCGGTGAAGAAGGCGTCCGGGGTGTTCTCCTCGACGATCCGGCCGTCCGCCATGAAGAGCACGCGGTTGGCGGCGGAGCGGGCGAAGCCCATCTCGTGGGTCACCACGACCATCGTCATGCCCTCGGCGGCGAGCGAGCGCATCACCTCGAGCACCTCGTTGACCATCTCGGGGTCGAGGGCGGAGGTGGGCTCGTCGAACAGCATCACCTTGGGCTTCATGGCCAGCGCCCGGGCGATCGCCACGCGCTGCTGCTGGCCGCCGGAGAGCTGGGCCGGGTACTTGTCCGCCTGGGCGCCGACGCCCACCCGCTCCAGCAGCTCGCGGGCGGTCGCCTCGGCCTCGGCCTTGGCCACCTTGCGCACCTTGACCTGGGCGAGGACCACGTTCTCCAGCACGGTCTTGTGGGCGAACAGGTTGAAGCTCTGGAACACCATGCCGACCTCGGCGCGCAGCCGGGCCAGCTCCTTGCCCTCGGCGGGCAGCGGGCGGCCGTCGATGGTGATGGTGCCGGAGTCGATCGTCTCCAGCCGGTTGATCGTCCGGCACAGGGTGGACTTGCCGGAGCCGGACGGCCCGATCAGGACCACGACCTCGCCGCGGGCGATCTCCAGATCGACGTCCTGCAGCACGTGCAGCGCGCCGAAGTGCTTGTTCACCCCGCTCAGCGCCACCAGCGGGGCGGCGTCGGAGACGGTCTTCTCGGTCATCGCGCCTTGCTCCCTCGTATCCGATCCCAGGGTGAACTCCCTTGGGCCGCAGTGCCACTGACGGTTCGATTGGTGCCGGGGGCCGGAGCCGGCGGAGCCCGCAGCCCCCGGTGGGGCGACCATAGACAACCTGGCGATGCTCCGTCAGCCGATCTGAGGGGAACTTGAGGATCACGAATCGGCTACGCCAGGTGACCGCCGGGTTGCATATCGGGTCAGTAACGGTCCGCCGGGGACGGTCGACGGACATTGACCCGGGAGGCTCCGATGGGAGTGGATGCCAGGATGCCCTGGAGTCTTTCCGGAGCGAGCCATGACAATGGCTGGAGAACACCGAGAGCCGGAACCAGGAAAGGAGCGCGGATGCGCCTGCTTCTCGTCGAGGACGACGACCGCGTCGCCGCCGCGCTGGTCGCGGTGCTGGGCCGGCACGGCTTCCAGGTCCGGCACGCCCGCAGCGGCCACGAGGCGCTGGACGCCCTCGTCCCGGACGGCAACGAGCCGTTCCGGGTGGTGCTGCTCGACCTCGGGCTGCCCGACCGCGACGGCTTCGAGGTGTGCAGCCGGATCCGGGCCGGCAGCGGCGTACCGGTGATCATGGTCACCGCGCGGGCCGACATCCGCTCCCGGATCCACGGCCTCAACCTCGGCGCCGACGACTACGTGGTCAAGCCGTACGACATGGGCGAGCTGCTCGCCCGGATCCACGCCGTCGCCCGGCGCGGCTCCGGCCCGCCCGCCGAGGCCGCCGCCGAGCGGTCCGTCGGCCCGCTGGAGTCCCGCGGCGTGGTGATCGACCGCGAGCGCCGCCGGGTCAGCGTCGAGGGCCGCGACGTGCCGCTCACCCGCAAGGAGTTCGACCTGCTGGCGCTGCTCGCGCAGAGCCCCGGCGTGGTCTACCGGCGCGAGCAGATCTTCAGCGAGGTCTGGCGCAGCGGCTGGGAGGGCAACGGCCGGACGCTGGAGGTGCACATCGGCTCGCTGCGCACCAAGCTCGGCCTGCCCGGGCTGGTCGAGGCGGTCCGCGGCGTGGGCTACCGGCTGATCCCGGACGAGCCCGGCGACCCGGCACCGCTCGGCGACCCGGCCGGCAGCGGCGAAGCGGGGCGCTGACCCGCTGTGCGCAACCGCCTGCTCGGCATCCTGCTCGCCCTGATGGCGGCCGTCCTGGCGGCCCTGGGCGTGCCGCTGGCGTACCTGATCGCCTCCGTCGAGCAGGGCCGGGTGGTCGTCGACCGGATCGACGACGCCGCCCGCTTCGCCCAGGACCTGCCCACCCAGGGCCGGGCCACCTCCGCCATGAAGGGCGACCCGCAGCCCGCCACCGGCGACACCAGCCGGCTGCACATGCTCGGCGTCGAGGCCACCCGCTACCACGAGCTGTACGGGGCCCGGATCGGCGTCTTCCGCCGCGACGGCAGCGCCGTGGCCGTCGCCCCCGCCGACTGGCGGCTGCCCGAGGCCGGGATCGGCGCCCAGGCCTTCCAGGAGGCGCTGGACGGCCGCCGCAGCCACAACTCGCCGCAGGTCTGGCCGTGGACCGACGACCGCACCCTGACCGTCGCGCTGCCCGTGGTCCGCGACGGCGACGTGGTCGCGGTGATCCTCACCGAGTCGCCCACCGGGCCGCTGCGCGCCCGGATCCTGCACCGCTGGATGGTGATCGGCGCGGGCGAGGCGCTCGCCATGATCGTCGCCGTCCTGCTGGCCGTCCGGCTCACCGGCTGGGTGCTGCGCCCGGTCCGCACCCTGGACCGCGCCACCCACGACATCGCCACCGGCCGGATGAACGCCCGGGTCGCGCCCAGCGGCGGACCGCCCGAGCTGCGCCGCCTGGCCAGCTCCTTCAACGACATGGCCGACCACGTGGTGCTCGCCATGGACCAGCAGCGGGCCTTCGTCGCCGACGCCTCCCACCAGCTCCGCAACCCGCTCGCCGCGCTGCTGCTGCGGGTCGAGCTGCTCGGCCTGGAGCTGCCCGAGGGCCACGAGGAGGAGCTCGGGGCGGTCCGCGAGGAGGGCTCCCGGCTCGCCCGGGTGCTGGACGACCTGCTCGGCCTCGCCACCGCCGAGCACGCCCGCCCCGAACCCGAACCGGTCGACCTCGCCGCACTGGTCCTCGCCCGGATCGACGCCTGGCGGCCGCTGGCCGTCCAGCGCGGCGTCGACCTGGTCTGGGACGGGCCCCCGCTCGCGCACGGCTGGGTCGACCCGATCGGCTTCGGCAGCGCACTGGACGCGGTGATCGACAACGCGCTGAAGTTCACCCCCTCCGGCTCCGAGGTGCGGGTCGCCGTCGAGCTCGGCAAGCGCGAGGTCGCCGTCGCCGTCGTCGACGCGGGCCCCGGCCTCACCGAGGAGGAGCTGGGCCGGATCGGCGACCGCTTCTGGCGCTCCTCCCGCCACCAGAACGTGGACGGCTCGGGCCTCGGCCTCTCCATCGCCCGCACCCTGCTGCTGGCCGGCGGCGGCTCGCTCTCCTTCGCGCCCGCCGAGCCCACCGGCCTCGTGGTCACGCTGACCGTGCCGCGCAAGCGCGACAAGCGCTGACCCCGGAAGACCGTCTCAGGGCTTGATCGAGATGTAGTAGCGGCGGGCGCCCTCGTGCAGCGGGAGCGGATCGGTGTAGACCGCGGTGCGCAGGTCCACCAGCTGGGCGGCGTGCACCTGGTTGCCGATGTTGTCCCGGCTGTCGATCACCGCCCGGGTGATGCCCTGCACCAGCGCCGGGTCCACGTCCGCCCGGGTGACCAGCAGGTTCGGCACCGCCACGGTGGCCACCGCGGTGCCCGCCGGCTCCGAGTGCGGGTACGCGTCCGCCGGGATGGTCGCCGCCCGGTACGCGTCCACCCCGCCGCCCTCGATCAGGTGCAGCGACTCGGCCAGCTCGCCCAGCGGCACGATCCGGATCCGCATCCTGTCCGAGAGGTTGGTCAGCGCCGCCGTCGGCAGGCCGCCGGACCAGAAGAAGGCGTCCAGCTTCCCCTGGCTCAGCTGTTCGGCCGAGTCGCCGATGCCCAGCGGCGCCGGCCGCACGTCCTTGTCCGGGTCCAGACCGGCCGCGCCCAGCAGCCGCCGGGTCACCAGGTTCACCCCGGACTTCGCCTGCCCCACGCCGACCCGCTTGCCGCGCAGGTCCGCGGTGCGCTTCACCGGCGAGTCCGCCGGGACCACCAGCTGCAGGTAGTCGTCGTACAGCCGGGCCATCGCCCGCAGCTGCGGCTTCCCCGTGCCGTTGAAGCTCGCCACCGCGTCGGCCGTGGCGATCGCGAAGTCGTCCTGCCCGGTGGTCACCCGCTCCAGGTTGTCCAGCGAGCCCTGCGAGTTGTCCAGCTTCAGCTGCACCCCCGGCATCACCCGCGCCACCTGGCCGCGCAGCAGCTGCCCGTAGCGGTCGTACACCCCGCCCGGCACCCCCGTCGCGAAGCCCACTTGGCCGCGCGGGTAGGCCGCGCCCCGGTCCGAGGAGAGCCACCAGCCCGCCGTGCCCCCCACCACCAGCAGCAGCACCGCCGCCGCCCGGCACAGCCGGCTGCGCGCGGCCGTCCGCAGAGCGGAGCTCAGGCGGGTCTCAGTCGTGGTGTCGGCCATACGAGGGATAGTGCCAGGCCCGGCCGCTCGGCGGGAGGCCCGACCCGGTGCCCTTACCCTTGCTGTCGTGGGTATGGAGGAGAGCTTGCGAACTTACAAGGTCGTCACGTACGGCTGCCAGATGAACGTCCACGACTCCGAGCGCCTGTCCGGGCTGCTGGAGGAGGCGGGCTACGCCAAGGCCGAGCAGGACGGCGAGCCCGACCTGGTGGTCTTCAACACCTGCGCCGTCCGCGAGAACGCCGACAACAAGCTGTACGGCAACCTCGGCCGGCTCGCCCCGGCCAAGCAGGCCCACCGGGGCATGCAGATCGCCGTCGGCGGCTGCCTCGCGCAGAAGGACCGCGACACCATCGTGCGCAAGGCGCCGTGGGTCGACGTCGTCTTCGGCACCCACAACATCGGCCACCTGCCCGCCCTGCTGGAGCGGGCCGCCGTCGAGAAGAAGGCCCAGGTCGAGATCCTGGAGTCGCTGGAGACCTTCCCCTCCACGCTGCCCACCCGGCGCG from Kitasatospora terrestris includes the following:
- a CDS encoding TAXI family TRAP transporter solute-binding subunit, translating into MADTTTETRLSSALRTAARSRLCRAAAVLLLVVGGTAGWWLSSDRGAAYPRGQVGFATGVPGGVYDRYGQLLRGQVARVMPGVQLKLDNSQGSLDNLERVTTGQDDFAIATADAVASFNGTGKPQLRAMARLYDDYLQLVVPADSPVKRTADLRGKRVGVGQAKSGVNLVTRRLLGAAGLDPDKDVRPAPLGIGDSAEQLSQGKLDAFFWSGGLPTAALTNLSDRMRIRIVPLGELAESLHLIEGGGVDAYRAATIPADAYPHSEPAGTAVATVAVPNLLVTRADVDPALVQGITRAVIDSRDNIGNQVHAAQLVDLRTAVYTDPLPLHEGARRYYISIKP
- a CDS encoding HAMP domain-containing sensor histidine kinase yields the protein MRNRLLGILLALMAAVLAALGVPLAYLIASVEQGRVVVDRIDDAARFAQDLPTQGRATSAMKGDPQPATGDTSRLHMLGVEATRYHELYGARIGVFRRDGSAVAVAPADWRLPEAGIGAQAFQEALDGRRSHNSPQVWPWTDDRTLTVALPVVRDGDVVAVILTESPTGPLRARILHRWMVIGAGEALAMIVAVLLAVRLTGWVLRPVRTLDRATHDIATGRMNARVAPSGGPPELRRLASSFNDMADHVVLAMDQQRAFVADASHQLRNPLAALLLRVELLGLELPEGHEEELGAVREEGSRLARVLDDLLGLATAEHARPEPEPVDLAALVLARIDAWRPLAVQRGVDLVWDGPPLAHGWVDPIGFGSALDAVIDNALKFTPSGSEVRVAVELGKREVAVAVVDAGPGLTEEELGRIGDRFWRSSRHQNVDGSGLGLSIARTLLLAGGGSLSFAPAEPTGLVVTLTVPRKRDKR
- a CDS encoding amino acid ABC transporter ATP-binding protein, whose product is MTEKTVSDAAPLVALSGVNKHFGALHVLQDVDLEIARGEVVVLIGPSGSGKSTLCRTINRLETIDSGTITIDGRPLPAEGKELARLRAEVGMVFQSFNLFAHKTVLENVVLAQVKVRKVAKAEAEATARELLERVGVGAQADKYPAQLSGGQQQRVAIARALAMKPKVMLFDEPTSALDPEMVNEVLEVMRSLAAEGMTMVVVTHEMGFARSAANRVLFMADGRIVEENTPDAFFTAPRTDRAKDFLSKILHH
- a CDS encoding response regulator transcription factor, whose translation is MRLLLVEDDDRVAAALVAVLGRHGFQVRHARSGHEALDALVPDGNEPFRVVLLDLGLPDRDGFEVCSRIRAGSGVPVIMVTARADIRSRIHGLNLGADDYVVKPYDMGELLARIHAVARRGSGPPAEAAAERSVGPLESRGVVIDRERRRVSVEGRDVPLTRKEFDLLALLAQSPGVVYRREQIFSEVWRSGWEGNGRTLEVHIGSLRTKLGLPGLVEAVRGVGYRLIPDEPGDPAPLGDPAGSGEAGR
- a CDS encoding glutamate ABC transporter substrate-binding protein, yielding MKARRTVAAALSVLALTAVAACGKDGSPSASGDSAAPKAPGYTVKSDVKLDASPVWAAAKKKGKITIGAKADQPFLGFEDVTTNTRNGFDIEIARMIAADLGFSADQIDFKTVVSANRETSLAGGQIDLYVGTYSINDNRKKTVSFAGPYYIAGQDLLVNKDNTDITGPDSLKGKQVCTVTGSTSITKVEPLGAKVTAYENYSLCVDKLLTKEVDAVTTDDAILKGYAAKNAGKLKVVGQTFSTEKYGVGLKLDDKALRDAVNDALKAHEDNGDWKKAYDATLGLSGSAAPAVPPLERY